From the Plasmodium brasilianum strain Bolivian I chromosome 7, whole genome shotgun sequence genome, the window aagtgagcatattttgaaaataataaatgatgaaaaattattaaaaaaaaaaggtattatgtaattaaacatacatatatacaacatatacatatatatacaacatatacatatatatacaacatatacatatatatacaacatatacatatatatacaacatatacatatatatacaacatatacatatatatacaacatatacatacatatacatatatatacaacatatacatacatatacatatatatacaacatatacatatatatacatatatatatacatatatatatacatatatacgtatacatacatatgtgcagGCTCATGCACATtcaatacataatatatataaaattaaggcaaaaatatcaaataatTATAGCTAAAATagcaattaaataaatatatggatttttatattttcaaatatatcaaaaaaaaaaaaaaaaaaatgataaaaaagaatgaaaatgaaagaaaaaaaaaagtttaatatCTTGGATTGTTATAGAAGGCATTAAAAGAATCCATATTACCTGGATAGTTCAGCTGATACCCCTGTGGAACATTCGTATATACATTTGGAACAAATGATACCGGATAATTAAAAGTATTTGGCGAATCATTATCGTGATGATACACTGGTGCTCTTCTAACAAAATTGTTACGATTAttcatattgtttttttgataataattataattttgatttttttttatataattttgattgttctgatattttttataattctggGACACAGCAAAATGTAAGAAAACTACTCTATTATCAATAATGCGTTCAGGTTGTTGCATAACTTTAAAAGCTTCTTTTGGTGAAGAAAAGGTTAAAAAACCATAACCTTTTGATTTTCCTTCATTATCATGTATTATAACACATTCTTCCAATTTACCAtacttttcaaaaatatcTCGTAATGTACCAACATTCGTTTTTTGAGATAAATTTCgaacaaataatttattttgataatGATCTGTAAAAGGGTCAGCTACTAAACGTACCTGTAATTCTTTGTTATCTAATGTATGACTACTTTTTAGGCATTTCTGAACAGATTCGacatatttaaatgtaaCAAAACCATAACCTTTCGATCTACCTTCTTTTTCCCTAACTATTATACCATCTTCAATTTCACCAAAAgcttcaaaatattttaaaaattggtCATCTCTTGTACTAAATGGAATATTTCTGATCATTAGCCTTCTTGTTGAAGGTGATGACGCTACTGCTTCGTTACACTTTTCACGTATATCTTGATGAGTTAAAGCGCATGTAGCTAATATATCTATTAACTGTTCTTTAGATAATGGTGCAATTAATCGTCTTAATTTTTCTACTTCTGATTCATCTtcttttaaaactttttcatTCGAATTATGTTCAACACTTTTTTTATCCTGTGATGAATGTGAATTTGATCTCATTGAGTTGTAGTTTACGTTTTCTTCTGATGTCATTTTGCTGCTTCTTTCTTACTTATCTTtgttctatatatatgttcgtttatacgtatacacatatatacatattacggtatatatgtatgtgtatatgtatacgtatatgtatatgtatatatatatatatatatatataataatataaattatagtaTAACGTGATATAATGTAGGGTAACAATACAGTATGATATAGTTAAGtacaatttaatttaatttttttattttttaaataaaatgagataaaattaattaaaaggatataaaattatatgcaataatgtgtgttatatttttatatagcaGTAAcggaaaacaaaaaagtttaaatttTCACCAATTTACCccttataaaaaaatcttGTTATATCTTCTAttccttttaatttaattcatGTTTTACGCAAACAGCATACAattaattttgaatattcatacatgtatacatgtatatatatacatatatatatatatatatatatatatataaccttTGAAGTGTATATTACGTATATCTAGGTAAGCATAGGCACCTAAACACGTAAATGTACGCAAGgtacaaatatttacatatgtacgtatataaacatatgtatatatacatatatgtatatatatatatgagtatgtgtgtacatatatttacatatgacATACcacataaacatatgtgtatacacaATAAATGTTGCAATATGTGGAACAAGGacaaaatgttaaaaatattaattgtaaACTAAATTATGTAAGAAAACCTCCTTTATATCTTCATATGTAATAATCGTGTAcgtcaaaaaaaagaaaaaaaaaccgaaaaataaagaaatgaaaagtaATGAACAGATCAAAAACAACTATTCGTAACTACTATCTTACTCTAGTTActaattatgtaaattatgaattgctcataaaatattatgcatatatgtataatacgTATTCGCTAGCACACctttatacaaaattatacttatatatatatatatctttattactTATACAAAACAGACTGCAAATTCCTTTCAaacgtttttatttttttacctttaaaaaaactaattatgggtaaacataataaaataagttaatatatatatatatatatatatatatatatatgtacataaataatatctggttaatgaacaaaaagttcgttaaaaaaaaaaaaataaagtttttatattcaagtattaaaattttttctataattaaatttaaaaaaagaaaaaatgacgaagagaaaaatatttcaaataagtTCGAAAAATTCTTAAACAAAAACTAATCGCAGTTAATATGATGTCACGTTCAATtcgtttttttcttaaagtTTCTAGAAAAAACTCTcaaatacaataatatatatatatatatatacatacaataatatatttaatacggttatttacttatatacaaTAAAGCGTTCAAgtaattctaaaaaaatcgttttaaaaataaagtataaattacaaaaaaagaattattaatactttcatttcactttttagtaatataatttcaaaaaagtacaaacattttcttctataataacaacaaaatattttaaaagatatggaaataaaaaaaatttatataaatatataatacatataaaatatttattgcacattacaatttttttttttttttttggtttttgctcatcaattttatatatacaattacgcttataatatatataaatattatatatgtaatatatatatataaataatatatatataaatatatatataaataaaatatatatatataacatatatatatgtaaattatatatatatttataaaatattactttattatttaggtgtaataaaatgaatgttTATATCTacatgtttttcttttcctttattaattatagtagttgcatgttttattatttttccttttttaatagcAGTTACATGTTTTATtactttccctttttttaatagtgcTTGCATGTTTTAGTTTTagtttgtttttgtttttttcttcggtgtattataaatacatataaaactaaattattattataaaaataaaaattatatactatattCCAAGATttttaaatggaaaaaaaaaaaaataaaataataaagaattaccaatatttctaatattattaatttttccatctttatttttttaaacaaaaaaaaagaagagttatatatatatatatatatgtatataacatattttatgtacaaataaaaaattagtcaaaatagaaattttattacatttttatacgtttttttttttttggttaaaattttagaaattgatttttttttaatttttttttaattttttttatataaaaaaaagagtaaattCATTAAgagataataaaattttaaagtaaataaattaatcgaattatattttgaatattatataaaataagggAAGCAAAATGccattgtaataataaaagcttaatatgtataatatatatatatatatgtacttatatgggtatatatatatgtgtgtaagAAGAAAGCTTATGAGCAAAAGATATATCTTATGTAATGAGTTAATACCAAGTGACACATTCCCCTTATTCAGAACAATTTtgtttgttaaaattttcccacgctattaaaaagaaaaaaagagaaaaaacatgaaaaaaaaaaaaaaaagacatgaAAAGACCCCTTAATTGCATGcggataattttttttattttttaatttttatacgtAAATTAATGCtttaaagcaaaaaaaaaaaaaaaaatatattgataaaGCATAATAATGTGATACATGAAATAGGCACTATGAGCATGAAGGTAAAAAATAGAAGGGGTTTTATCCTTAATGGAACAAAGatgtttaattattaataataaatagtatatgcactaaattaatattcatatttttttatatttttaaaattatattggGCTATGAATGTTAACAACGGCGTTTTTTCGGGTTGTCCTTTTCTTTACGTATGTGCAAATCCATTGCCCTTATTagtcattttatatttatgtgtacgtatatatatatatacatacatatatatatatatatatatatatatatgtatgtattatatatatacacgctTAAGTGCACATATGTGTGTGCGTATGTCATTTTTTTCCTGCGCTAATATAGAAAagctatataaaaaatgtacattcACAACATAGGCTATAAAAAAGAACTAGAATTAAATGGTTCAATTGCCTATTATTTCTGCACTCATGaggcctttttttttttaactcaACATTTGTAGGAATATCGTTTTCATGAACGCtctaaagaaaaaaaaaccaaaaaaaaaattaagaattatattcatatatgcatacatatatatatatatatatatatatatatatacttatgtgtgtatgcttattatgatttattaaatatatatgcctCTTTTggcaaatatttaaatttatacagGACGAGTCGTACCATACACAAATGAgtatcttatatatattttgtatatatataagtattttgtatgtatatatatttacatgaacTTTTTAGGCTATTGTGTGTGCAAGTGTATTCTCTTTATAAGAAGGGTAAGCATATGAACacgcagaaaaaaaaaaaaaaaataatactatgTTTCtgttatgtatacataacaagaaaactaaaaaaattggTCTGTTAAAACTGTTTTGTTTGTTTAATTTCGCACACAGCTTATTTTTGAACACATTtcgtaaataaaatagtttttaatctataagcaaaaaaaaaaaaaaaaaaaaaaaaaaaactcaaTGATATAAGGTTatagttcaaaaaaaataatcaaatgATTGTAACGTATTTAccgttttttccttttccttattcttttttttttttttattttggaaTGTAATTTATACTGTAAGTTAAGGAATAAACAATTTTcctttataattttgttttaacaAAAACTTAGCTTTGTGTTTACAGTGACCAAATAAAAGCAATAATAcagatgaaataaattagcagcataaatgttttttatgggcttaaaaaaaatacgctaaaattgtattatatgtacaaattgaagctaaaatgataaagcgtaattttaatataattaacatGTGTTTTTTTGTGCATTCCTTTCATCGTATGTATTTtaacgtaaatatatatatgtatatttgtgcttatatacgtatgtatataagtatgtatatttgtgtgtatgtacatatgtacataagtatgtatatttgtgtgtatatacatatgtacataagtatgtatatttgtgtgtgtacacatatgtatataagtatgtatatttgtgtgtatatacatatgtatataagtacgtatatttgtgtgtgtatatgtatgcatatacgtGTGTATATAATAGTGTTTACATGTACAAAGGTTCACGCGAAATATAAGAAACGTTTTATCACCAAGTTTATCGTGAAATCTTAAACGTCGACATATGAAAAGGCGTAACCTTCTCGTAACTTATGTTGTCATTGAAGTACTTATGCAGGAAGAGTAAAcacaaattaaaaaggaacTGTTTCGTAATAATTATGTACTGTTCAggatattcttttttttaaccataaatcctttttcttttttcaaatggATATACACACTGTCGTGGTttaaagttttaaaaaaataataaggccacataatattattctataTTCATCTTCAAAAGATGAATGTAATAATTGAAGAAAAAAGCATTTTCATACCTACAGCGTTTTGTTCTCTTATACGCTTTTTCCCGGGTGAAcgacatacatataaacatatatgttaaattatgAAGCCAAATAATcctaacaaaatatattactgtaaaaattttgcaaaatgGGTCATTCCATTTGGTAAATAACTACTTTGTTTAATTAGTATATGTAATGCccacatataatatatttatatgcacaaACAATATATCGTAAAAAagatgtaaaaattaattttttagtaCACCCACAAATGTTATTTACCTGTGCTCTTCTCATATTGGTAAAAAGCcacgcacatatataattttcgaAAAGTTGGCAACCTGCTATTATATATTGCAGGgcgaaataatattttaatgttgtTTCCTAAATGGAGATTAATAGGCTTCGTCATATATGCACAAAGCATACGCGctcatacatatacgtatatatatacaaaaacatgtatatatatatatatatataatatacatgtagTTGCCTGTAGAAATAGGTAATTGTTGAAAAAcgaaattttcttatttattcgGGCTTTGTATTCTAACCTAtctttttgttaaaaaaaaaaaattccttttttaaagcgtaatgtaaatataaaaatgaacatatatttcatgccataaatgtttttattaacaaacaagaatttctaaaattttcCCATTCTTTGATTATAtactcatatatttttacatatataaacatatacatatatataatatatatatttataccaATTTGAATTGAAAGcgcttttttttcatttctttttaaataatgggATCTCtcacttatatttttctacttAATCTGTTAAATGTCGTAAAAatgggaagaaaaaaaaaaaaaattttcataacaTTACAATTAATCATTAAGCacttaaacaatttttttattcttcacaacaaattaaatatgcacatatatttaaaatgtgcTATATAGCTACGTTTATGAGCATGAttcgtatacatatatagtaacatacatatattatatatatatatgtatatataaaattacgcGCATGTTCACGTCACTATAACCCATCTTTgcgaaataatttttttgatcttttgcaaaaaaaaattgtttaaaaaaaatcctattaaaattgtatacgtatgtaaacatatagaaataatagaagaataatttttttatgatattaaacacttaaaaaaataaaaagatactatatttactttttacaggaaataatcttttttatttttcctttttaaaaaaatgcatagCATTAACAGTGTAGcctatgtaaatatatatatatatgtacatacatgagagtatacgtataaatatgcatacgtatgtatatataatatatatgcatatatataagtaaaattcATACTTAAATATTCGCGCATGAActaaacttttttttgtttttatttttgcttttgtTATCACATTTTCTCCTtttcaaaaatgtttttgttaaataacACGAATGAGGAATCCCCCAAAGAAATATTGCTAAACGAGTTGAAGTATAAAGTTAGGGTTTTAGCAGGCATTGTATTTGTCATTAGGTCAGTTCCAATGGTCATTAGTTTATTTAGCAAGAGAGCAGATTGAAAAgggggtaaaaaaaaaaaaaatataggagaaaaaggaaaaaaattaaaaaaaagaaattaaagctatataacataaagtaaacaaaataaagctGCAGCTCTGAGGCTACATATTACGGCATAATGGTAAAATGAACGTATACACAAAAGTAGATAGATACCACTGTACTGTTTACCatacttatatgtatacgtatttatatatatgtatatagctACATGcccttttaataaaattttaggTAAAAAGTGTATGCgtaaatttatacatttatatgtgtttatttg encodes:
- a CDS encoding RNA-binding protein musashi is translated as MTSEENVNYNSMRSNSHSSQDKKSVEHNSNEKVLKEDESEVEKLRRLIAPLSKEQLIDILATCALTHQDIREKCNEAVASSPSTRRLMIRNIPFSTRDDQFLKYFEAFGEIEDGIIVREKEGRSKGYGFVTFKYVESVQKCLKSSHTLDNKELQVRLVADPFTDHYQNKLFVRNLSQKTNVGTLRDIFEKYGKLEECVIIHDNEGKSKGYGFLTFSSPKEAFKVMQQPERIIDNRVVFLHFAVSQNYKKYQNNQNYIKKNQNYNYYQKNNMNNRNNFVRRAPVYHHDNDSPNTFNYPVSFVPNVYTNVPQGYQLNYPGNMDSFNAFYNNPRY